Proteins encoded together in one Triticum dicoccoides isolate Atlit2015 ecotype Zavitan chromosome 7B, WEW_v2.0, whole genome shotgun sequence window:
- the LOC119340429 gene encoding SUPPRESSOR OF GAMMA RESPONSE 1-like, with product MTGTSWLIDSQRIASKIKNVSGSRDLSKQKWLSNPTKECPNCSHVIDNSDVVHQWPGLPKGVKFDPSDQELLGHLLAKHDKAGSQPHPFIAEFIPTVEEADGICYTHPQKLPGVKQDGSVSHFFHRTFKAYNTGTRKRRKINTSDLADVRWHKTGKTKPVMIDGQHLGCKKIMVLYMSTVKGGKPKKTNWVIHQYHLGTGEDEQNEEYVVSKLFFQQQNGEKSALELTNTDVMETTVAVADLTDLPEPTAEEDDERISSISNQEVLLNNEYNADEEALHSHEHNTYQENGDCEINMEEKAADENAIYPSSEKPEDGDNPPSQDPNLWEGDSQFLLDSQQLAENLAICDEFLQSQTSCGDGDEPGLIKPRLAVYAQLPVEDLKKDLQECKDLGPSDNAILEPENNAELRLSQLEFSQDSYTMGIFTGQVAD from the exons ATGACCGG GACATCCTGGCTAATTGATAGCCAAAGAATTGCTTCGAAAATAAAAAACGTTTCTGGGTCACGGGATCTCAGTAAACAAAAATGGTTGAGCAACCCAACTAAGGAGTGCCCGAATTGCAGCCACGTCATTGATAACAGTGAT GTTGTTCACCAGTGGCCTGGTTTGCCAAAGGGTGTAAAGTTTGATCCGTCTGACCAGGAACTGCTTGGGCATTTACTGGCAAAACATGACAAAGCAGGCTCTCAACCTCACCCATTCATCGCTGAATTTATTCCAACAGTTGAGGAAGCTGATGGTATCTGCTACACTCATCCACAGAAACTTCCAG GCGTTAAGCAAGATGGAAGTGTATCACACTTCTTCCACAGAACATTTAAAGCATATAACACTGGGACGAGGAAGCGTCGAAAGATCAACACTAGTGATCTTGCAGATGTTCGCTGGCACAAGACAGGCAAGACAAAGCCAGTAATGATTGATGGACAGCACCTTGGCTGTAAGAAAATAATGGTGCTATATATGAGTACTGTGAAGGGTGGGAAGCCCAAGAAGACTAACTGGGTGATTCATCAATATCATCTAGGCACTGGGGAAGATGAGCAGAATGAGGAATATGTTGTCTCCAAATTATTTTTCCAGCAACAGAATGGGGAAAAGAGTGCATTAGAGTTAACCAACACTGATGTGATGGAAACTACAGTTGCTGTAGCAGATCTTACTGACCTCCCTGAACCAACCGCGGAAGAAGACGATGAACGTATTAGTAGTATTAGTAACCAAGAGGTTCTTCTTAATAATGAATATAATGCTGACGAGGAAGCCCTTCATAGCCATGAACATAATACTTATCAG GAAAATGGAGATTGTGAAATAAACATGGAAGAAaaagctgctgatgaaaatgccatCTATCCATCCTCTGAAAAACCCGAGGATGGAGATAATCCCCCATCACAAGATCCAAACTTGTGGGAAGGTGATTCCCAGTTTCTGTTAGATTCTCAGCAACTAGCAGAAAACTTGGCCATTTGTGACGAGTTCCTGCAGAGTCAGACCTCATGCGGCGATGGAGATGAGCCAGGTTTGATCAAGCCTCGCCTGGCAGTTTATGCCCAATTGCCAGTAGAGGACTTGAAGAAAGATCTGCAAGAATGCAAGGACTTGGGCCCTTCAGACAATGCAATTCTTGAGCCTGAAAACAATGCTGAACTTCGATTGAGCCAACTC GAATTTTCACAGGACAGCTATACGATGGGAATTTTCACAGGGCAGGTGGCTGATTGA